From one Mya arenaria isolate MELC-2E11 chromosome 4, ASM2691426v1 genomic stretch:
- the LOC128232898 gene encoding elongin-B-like: MDVFLMIRRKKMTVFTDAKESTTVLEVKKIVEGIVKQKPEDQRLYKDEQPLDDNKSLGDCGFTSQTARAQAPATIGLAFKLEDGEFEPLEVTPLSSPPELPDVMKPQDSPSTHAQEQTAS; encoded by the exons ATG GATGTGTTTTTAATGATCCGGAGGAAGAAAATGACAGTTTTCACAGATGCAAAAGAATCTACGACAGTGTTAGaagtaaagaaaattgtagaaggCATAGTGAAACAAAAGCCAGAGGATCAGAGACTGTACAAAGATGAACAG CCATTAGATGACAACAAGTCGTTGGGTGACTGCGGATTTACCAGCCAGACAGCGAGGGCACAAGCACCTGCAACTATAGGACTTGCTTTTAAGCTAGAAG ATGGAGAGTTTGAACCTTTGGAGGTGACCCCACTATCGAGTCCACCAGAGCTTCCCGACGTGATGAAGCCCCAGGACTCGCCGTCGACACATGCACAGGAGCAGACTGCCTCATAG
- the LOC128232820 gene encoding NFATC2-interacting protein-like isoform X2 — protein MRETSLKEQMRLADDDDDEDVEEDLFKYTVQPAFSSIDDSLVVGDDNLSNNACMSSSPERNTNSSLLVKSPTPPPSPPKQLPKKARNTKKRKQLQRAMECLSSDIRTAQSELVAANTSADYDVLVLEDEDSEQVTMRVAIQGDIERFTYKMDDPFENMMNMIKGTKACDRVMLVFNDCTISRHDTPRVVGYSVGDIITCHLLNGEESFMEDSHTDTSSDCVEIVVQSNFSRQKEVILAKIKCPMSAVLSEYASRIKTPAEDLVLNFDGDVVDVTLTPEDLEVEAGDIFDVKRNNVVIIR, from the exons ATGTGGAAGAGGACTTGTTCAAGTATACAGTGCAACCAGCCTTTTCTTCCATTGATGATAGCCTTGTTGTCGGGGATGACAATTTAAGCAACAATGCTTG TATGTCATCATCCCCAGAGAGGAATACAAACAGCAGTCTCCTAGTGAAGTCTCCCACCCCACCACCTTCACCTCCCAAACAGCTCCCTAAAAAAGCACGGAACACAAAGAAGAGAAAACAACTCCAACGTGCCATGGA ATGCCTGTCCTCTGATATCCGTACGGCCCAAAGTGAACTTGTGGCTGCGAACACATCAGCTGACTATGATGTACTGGTGTTGGAAGACGAAGACAGCGAACAGGTGACCATGCGGGTCGCCATACAGGGCGATATTGAAAGGTTCACGTATAAAATG GACGACCCGTTCGAAAACATGATGAATATGATCAAGGGGACTAAGGCTTGTGATAGGGTGATGTTGGTGTTTAATGACTGCACCATTTCCCGGCACGACACACCCAGGGTGGTGGGATACTCTGTTGGTGATATTATTA CCTGCCACCTACTGAATGGAGAAGAGTCATTTATGGAAGACTCCCATACAGATACTTCATCAGACTGTGTGGAGATTGTGGTCCAGTCGAATTTCTCTCGACAAAAAGAAGTCATATTGGCCAAGATT AAGTGTCCCATGTCTGCTGTGCTGAGTGAATATGCCTCCCGCATCAAGACTCCGGCTGAAGATCTAGTGTTGAACTTTGATGGTGATGTAGTGGATGTTACCCTTACACCAGAGGACCTTGAGGTTGAAGCAGGAGACATCTTTGATGTGAAAAGAAACAACGTTGTTATTATAAGATGA